The following are encoded in a window of Candidatus Taylorbacteria bacterium genomic DNA:
- a CDS encoding winged helix-turn-helix domain-containing protein — MGRVKTAKQMERHLKGMANHYRIQILLIIASNESITLDKIIEQINANEKTIGEHTRRLHSAGLISKKYRGHFVEHTLSPYGKTFVSFLKSFQRL; from the coding sequence ATGGGTAGGGTAAAAACAGCAAAGCAAATGGAGCGACATCTCAAAGGAATGGCGAATCACTATCGTATTCAGATTCTTTTGATTATTGCATCAAATGAGAGCATCACTCTTGATAAAATCATAGAACAAATTAATGCAAACGAAAAAACTATTGGAGAGCATACGCGGCGTCTCCACAGTGCGGGTCTTATCAGCAAGAAATATCGAGGACATTTTGTCGAACATACTCTGTCGCCATATGGCAAAACATTTGTTAGTTTCCTAAAATCATTTCAACGACTCTAA
- a CDS encoding NUDIX hydrolase: MLYLKKPKDFAKKFDVAACFFECNGEFLILHRHNHKSEGDKWGLPAGKINSGETPVDGALREIYEETGNRVRKENLVFFRKMYVRYPDFDFDYYLFSIALTEKPQVTLSEREHKDSKWVTPKGALSMNLMRDFDSTVRLFFCIK, translated from the coding sequence ATGCTTTATCTCAAAAAGCCCAAAGATTTTGCAAAAAAATTTGATGTGGCAGCATGTTTTTTTGAGTGCAATGGAGAGTTTCTCATTCTCCATCGCCACAATCATAAATCGGAAGGGGATAAATGGGGATTGCCTGCAGGCAAAATAAACTCCGGAGAGACTCCCGTCGACGGGGCTTTGAGGGAAATTTACGAAGAGACGGGAAATAGAGTAAGGAAAGAGAATCTTGTTTTTTTTAGAAAAATGTATGTGCGATATCCCGATTTTGATTTCGACTACTATCTTTTTTCGATTGCGCTTACAGAAAAGCCGCAAGTTACTTTGAGTGAAAGAGAACATAAGGACTCGAAGTGGGTAACTCCCAAGGGAGCATTGTCAATGAATCTTATGAGGGATTTCGATAGTACGGTGAGGCTTTTCTTCTGTATCAAGTAA
- a CDS encoding FAD-dependent oxidoreductase — protein sequence MYDLAILGGGPAGVSAGVYASRKRLSTVFITKNFENQSTVSDDIQNWIGTVSIKGMDFAKNLEEHLRAYANDIVEIKSGESVKQILKNKDGAFTIETDKGEYTARTVLVTTGSHRKKLEGIPGADVFENKGITYCASCDGPLFAGADVAVIGGGNAAFESAAQLLAYAKSVTLFNRGTEFRADPITVKKILENPKMTALTNVQIVEIKGDKFVSSLVYKSTETPEVKEIPLTGIFVEIGSIPTTDFAKNVVKLDQWGHIIIDPRNQRTSIAGVWAAGDCTDSLYHQNNIAAGDAVRALEDIYLFLKAK from the coding sequence ATGTACGATCTTGCAATCTTAGGCGGAGGACCTGCTGGGGTCTCGGCTGGCGTATACGCTTCCAGGAAACGGCTTTCGACTGTCTTCATCACAAAAAATTTCGAAAACCAGAGCACTGTTTCGGACGATATCCAAAACTGGATAGGCACTGTCTCTATCAAGGGAATGGATTTCGCTAAAAACTTGGAAGAACATCTGAGAGCTTATGCTAACGACATCGTGGAAATAAAATCAGGTGAATCCGTAAAGCAAATTCTTAAAAATAAAGACGGCGCTTTCACAATCGAAACTGACAAGGGAGAATACACCGCGAGGACTGTCCTCGTAACGACCGGAAGCCATCGAAAAAAATTGGAAGGCATTCCCGGAGCGGATGTATTCGAGAACAAAGGCATTACCTATTGCGCATCGTGCGACGGGCCTCTTTTTGCGGGGGCAGATGTGGCGGTTATTGGGGGCGGGAACGCGGCTTTTGAGTCGGCCGCCCAGCTTTTGGCTTACGCCAAAAGCGTCACCCTTTTTAACAGAGGCACGGAATTCAGAGCGGACCCGATAACGGTAAAAAAAATTCTCGAGAATCCGAAGATGACTGCTCTTACGAATGTTCAAATAGTTGAAATCAAGGGAGACAAATTCGTTTCTTCGCTCGTCTATAAATCAACCGAAACTCCCGAAGTGAAGGAGATTCCTTTGACCGGAATTTTCGTTGAAATCGGGTCCATTCCCACTACAGATTTTGCGAAGAACGTCGTGAAGCTCGACCAATGGGGACATATCATAATCGACCCTCGCAATCAGCGGACGAGTATCGCCGGTGTCTGGGCTGCCGGAGATTGCACGGACAGTCTCTATCACCAAAACAACATCGCCGCCGGCGACGCGGTCAGGGCTCTTGAAGATATCTATCTGTTTCTTAAGGCGAAATAG